Below is a genomic region from Lemur catta isolate mLemCat1 chromosome 15, mLemCat1.pri, whole genome shotgun sequence.
ATGACTAATGTCCCCCGGGGTCATGAAGTCTTAACAGGAAAAGGGGACAAGATTTTCATGTGGTTGGGGTAGTATTATCTAGGTAACAAGGGAATCAGTGTAGAGGAGCTATTTTTCCAGTGCCAAGAAGCTTTGGTAGTGACATAGCAAAGTGACTCCCAATGCTGGGAGccacttgaagtccaagtgggtccttggattcacaaaagaaagaattcaggagtaAGCGGACAGTGTAAAGTGAAAGCGAGTTTTGTTTAGAAAGTATAGAAAATCTACCTCCACAGACAGAGCAGAGGctagttctccctgcagaggaGAACGAGCCCCATAGTTCCTTTATCCCCTCTATTTAAGCAACAGCTCGATTATAGGCTAAACAAGGGAAGGAATATTCATGTTACATCTTGGAAAGGGGTGATGCTTTCCTGGAATTAGGGTGATGCCCTCCTTTTAGAGTAAATATGGTCAAAAGGAAGTGTCATGGCGCCAGGTGCAAGATGTGAGTGGGACGTTTCCTTAGAAACTTTTATGGTAGTGAAATGTATAAGGAAGCTGTAAGATCAAGAGGTGGTTAAGTTCTCTaccatcttggttctaaccaGTTAGAACTTGTCCTGCCTCCATCTTGTTTTGATCAGGGTAAttcaaaactttgttttgagacttcctgacCTCTGTTAAGTAATGCCTGCACAATTAAGGAAATGCCTAAAGCAATACCTTAAGCAATACCCAAAACAATGCCCAAAGCAGTGCCTGCCAGTTTCCTGTCTCAGGAGGGTTTAGTGCCTGTAGACGGTGAGAGAATTTCTACTGCCTTTGAATCTTAAGCAACTCAGACCTTCATGCAGTTCTGCAGTTTGAGCAGCCTCTGTGGGTCTAGACGGCccccaggctgaggcaggcatGGAACATGGATCAGTTTTGGCTGGTCATCTCCTTCACCACGTCCGCTGGGGCAGGTAGCTGAAGGAGTGTATTAGATTGCGTGGATAGATAAATAGCTGGGCTTTTCTTTGGGGTAGAAGAGTTAGGAGCAGACCAACAAGAAGGTGATTGATGGGTGTGTGGGTTTTGCACACTACGTGCTCCAGGTAGAACTGATGGAGAGAAAGCTCAGGAGACCTGCTAAGTGATCAGTGTTTTGGTGGCCCTTTGGTTTGCTCATTCCTCCCTACTCCCTGCCTCACCTTCTCTTCAGCCTCCAATGTTGGACTTTCAAGGGCTATAGCCCCTGTGAAAGTGGAAGGAATGTTACAGGGAGGGTCATACATGCAGACTTCACAGCTGTGTTTGCCATGGTGACCTGGCCTTTGCCAGAGTTTTGTTTCCTCTGTATATGGCCCCATTGGTTTTAAAAGGTGCCTGTCCTAGCAAAATCTCCACTTTGCCTAATGGGCCAAAGAAACCTGGGATGATGTCTAGGTTCAGGCTGTGATCAAGCACTTTGTATCTTCATAGCTGGGACTCTGCTGCAGTCCTCAGAGTTAGTGTTTGCCTCCCCTCTACCCTCCAATGGCCATAGGACTCAGTTTTTGCTTTCTAGGTTTGAGAGTTTTCTAGTGCTTCCAGGGAAAATGGGCCATTTATTTTCTAGGTGGGCCTCTCCTTTGCTTGTGTTTACCCTAATTAACTTTTTTCAATCTGATTCCCATTGGCTTCACATGACCCAGAAATCTTCAATACTTTTAGCATGCCAATGGCACCATTTTTTAGTGCAGCTACTCACTTAAAAAAGggttacatttcattttaatcgGACACAGAATATGCCATGGAGAAACCATGCCTTAGATTTGTACTGTCCAACATGCTAGCCACTAGCCACAGagggctattgagcacttgaaagaGGATAGTTCAAATTGtgacataaatgtaaaacacataCTGGATTTTGAAGATAGTATGAAAAATAGACGTGCAATACAtcatcaataaattttaatattgattgtgttgaaatatttttggtatattggcttaaataaaatattagtaaaattaatttcacctctttattttttgcctttttatttttattagttttttgcatttttagagaagaggtctcactatgctgcccaggctggactcaacctcctgagctcaacagtgatcctcttgcctcagcctcctgagtagctgggactataggtgtatgccaccacacctggctcttttttgccttttaaaatttgtttattggaaatttaaaattacatatgtggctcacatgtgtgacttgcattttatttctagcaCTAGAGGATAGTGCTGTCTTAGATTAATTAGCATCCTCCATTCTTAtagctttcaaaattattttttctgatgcatttatttttattctgattgACAGATaaaactgtatgtatttattgtgtacaataTGATGCTTTAAAGTATGTTTACAATGAAGAATGAccaaatctagctaattaacatatgcattacctcacatagttatcatttttgtggtgagaacactttacATCCACtatcttagcatttttcaagaatacaatatattgttaactatagtcaccatattgtacaataaatttcttaaacttattcctcctatctaactgaaattttccATCCTTTGACATCTCCTCAATTCCACCCCTTATCAAAATTTTGATAGTTTAAAAATTTCACCACTATATGTGATGTTGACTCTTGATAAGATGGagctttttattatgtattttggGAAAGTCTCAGAAAAATACCCTACGTGGGACCTGAAACACCCAATTTAAGGATTGTGGTTCTTCTTAAATTGGTTGGAACTGACCAACTATTGTGCTTGGGCAAGGACACCAGTGTGTCTAAGCCTCTTCCAAGAAATAGGCTTCCTATTTACGAGGAGAATGTGTTGTAATTGCAACCCCCCTCTTCAAAGTCCCTTTGGCTGAGAATAATGCTTGCTCGCTAATTTGTCCCATCAATGTCCTAAACAAGGTGAAAGGAGAGGGTGTTTAGATGTCCTGTGATCTGCTTTGAGTGAAACTGTTAAGGTTATGAGGACAGTTTGTTCCATTGCCAGGAGTCACCCAGTGCTGCTAGCACAGACTTTGATGGTGGGTCTTGGACAAGCAACCCACGGCTGAGTTCACAGGCCCTGATGCTATTTGAACAGTTGAAAATCCTTGCTGGGAGCAGCAGTGTGAGTAATGCCCAGTATTACAGTTAATAGGGAATAAAGGGAAAGCAAAATCCTTTGGTAGGATGAAGTGTCTAGGGGATCCTGTGAGTTCCGTTTTGTTGCAATGTTGGAAAATTAAAGAATGCTGTCTGCCAGAGAGGGGATGGGGAGCAACCTTGGCAGACTCCAATGCATTATGATAAAGAACTAGCCCTTTATTTTATTCTGAGCTTTGATTAGGAATtggtattgattttttaaaattcttgcttTTGTGTCTGATGAAGTAATCCTAAATTTTTTAGATTGAGCATATTAGtgaaatttcaaatatgaaaagtGGGATTATTAGTGTTTtagacttgatttttttcatatgtattgtCATAGATGGGCTCtattattttattcctgttttttatttgtcatCTTCAGTAAATTCGGTagctttctatttaattttaggtTCCAGAATGCATTATATAGAGCCTGGGGATTATTAGTTCCTTGAAAGTTTGAAAAACCCAGAAAACTTTCTCACCCAAGGATTTAAAAgaattgtaatatattaataacttccaTACATTGCACACATCTTAAGATGTCATAAGGAGTGAGGGGACCCTGTGGCAGAGGCCAAGGTCAGAATGGAAGACAGGGCTGAGTCTAAGAGACCCAAGAAGGCCATCAGCTCCCTcaccaagaaataaaatgtggtaggATCAAAATTGATAGTGCTTtgaaagctaaaaagaaaaaaaaagatttttttggtaACGGTTATTATTGAAATTCCAGTGAATCCAGACCTGCCCTCACACCTCTTGGGGTGCAGCCCTCCCTCTGAGCCTCCTTTTTAGGGCGCCTTTGACCTCGTCGTTGCGGAGGCTGTAGATGTAAGGGTTCAAGGTCGGTGTGATCACCGCATAGACCACGCTGGCCAGGCGGTCGTAGCGGGGGGAGTAGGCAGACGACGACCGGAAATAGACAGAGAGGACAGAGCCAAAGAAAAGCGACACCACCACCAGGTGGGCCCCGCAGGTGGAGAAGGCGCGGCGCCGGCCGCCCGCCGACCGTAATCCCAGCACCGCAACCACGATGCGCGCGTAGGAGAGGGACACGAGGAGCAGCGGGGTCAGCACCACGGCCAGACCCTCGGAGAAGATGGCAGTCTCCGCGGCGGACGTGTCCGAGGTCGCCAAGCTCAGCAGCACCGTCATGTCACAAAAGAAGTGGCGCATAAGGGCGGAGCGGGGGTACGAGAGCGCGGAGATGAGCAGCGTGTGCAGCAGCGAGTGCAGGTGCGCCAGGGCCCAGGACGCCCGCAGCAGCACTGCGCAGCGCCGGGGCGTCACCAGCGCGCAGTAGCGCAGGGGCAGGCACACGGCCACCGCGCGGTCGTAGGCCATGGCGGCCAGCAGGTAGCTCTCGGTGATGCCCAGGGCCACGAAGAAGTACATCTGCACGAAGCATGCCTGGAAGGACACGGGCTGGCCCGGGTGGAGCAGGCCggccagcagcctgggcaccGTGACAGTAGTAAAGCAGACGTCCACGAGGCTCAGGTGACCCAAGAAGTAATACATTGGCGAGCGCAGGGCCCCGTCGGACCTCACTACCACGACCATGGTCAGGTTGCCCAGGGCATTGAGCAGGTAGACTCCGAGGAAGAGCAGGAACAGCAGTGGGTGGGCGTCTGTTCCATCCACCAGGCCGAGGAGGAGGAACTCCGGGGTGGCTGTGAGGTTGGCCAGGGCCATGGAGTGCAGGGACAGGTGGGAGTGCtgaggggggaagggaggcagcagGTCTAAGTTCTGGGAACTCCAGGTAGACTTCCTGCATGGTGAGGttccataaattttaatatatatgtatatatataattttgatatatactatatatatatttctgcttgctaaaatgaattgaaaaccaCATTGTTCATACAATAATCCTAATTTTATGAAGAAATGGAATCTTAGAAGGATGTTCGATGGTAGTGAGTAAGTCTCAAGCTTTGGAATAAGTCAGACCTGAttttgagtcctggctctaccactaAGGTGGTgggacctctctgagcctcagtttcttcttctttaatgagaaaaatactaGTAGCTATCCCTGGAGTtggttgtgaggataaaatgaataataagtttaaaatacttagcacagtacctggcacataataagcactcaaaatatctatcaatctatcatcatcattgtcactTTTCTTAGTCAAACAGTTAGGACCAAGGCCATTTGCATACCACTCTAAATTTCTTCACAAAGCCCCTTCCTGCATTAGCCATTCATTTATTGGCCACACATTATATGCTACTTTAGGAATTGGCAAACCTTTTTTGTAAAGAATcacataggaaatattttaggcttgtggGCCATATGGCTGTgacaactactcagctctgccattgtagAGCTAAAGCAGTCATCcacaataagtaaatgaatggcCAAGGCTCTGTTCtaattaaagtttatttacaaaacagtggggctgtgggtgggggacCATGGAGTGAAGAGGGTAAAGCATCTATATATGACACTGGGACGAGGCTTGTCCTTGTTCTGACCTCTGCATAAAATTGGCTGGACAGAAAACTTCTAAATTTCTCAGTTAACCAAGTGACTTTAGTTATCTGAAAAGCAATGCACTCATTTTGTCCCCCATTTACTCTCTTCCTTAAAGTGCCACATTCTTTTCTCCCATTGCTCCATGGTTTCTAGAAATGTTCCACTAACGTGGCCCACCTACTCTTTCCTGGGAAAGAGTCAGGCTCCGGTGAGACCCCAGAGAATGGCCTAAGTCAGCTCTCTGCAGGGAAATTGCCGCAGGAAAGAGCCACATCTCATTGTCTTGTTCAGCGATCTGTACACAAAATTCACCcagaaatatttgtagaatgaagcTTTTGGAAGAGCAATGAGTGAAAAGAGAGATGAGGGGAGGGTGAAGGAGAGGGGACAATGGGCAAACTCCAGTGACCACACCTGTCAACCTCCCCACACGAGCCCCAGATATgtcctatgttttcatttttctgcttttctgtcaTTGCCATCCATTAGCTGTCCCAGGGAAATCATTTGCTAAGCTCCTGCCAACCCCATCCCTTGCCCCAAGATATAGTAGTTGCAGAAGATCCAGGACGCTGGCACCTTTTCCATCCATCCTTTTATGAGATGCAGGATTCTCCTCTGCAGAGCTCCTGACCATCCCTCCCCAGCCGCCTCTTGCGGAGCTGTACGAtgcagtggaaagagcactggctttggagtTAGAGACAGTTGCGTATTAATCCTAATTGACTCTGTAAACATGGACCCACCTTCATTTCCTCTTCACTCTGCTCATCTATAGAAAGGAGAGAACAGTTCCTCTCTTACATGGTTGGTgtcaagattaaatgaggtaacgtATTTATAAGCATGTAGCAGAGAATAGAGGCTAATAGACATTAGGTCCAGTTCCCCCAACTTCTGATGGCTTCTCTCTGCTCCCTGATGGCTTCTTGAGATAGTCCGGCCCAGTACTAGAGGGCTGTAGttatttacttatgtttttcTTAATCTCAGCCTGTACTTTCCTGTTATTTTCCTGTAACTTCTACAAGTGATTCCAATTTGGGCCTCTGGGAGTGACCCACGCCAAGTCTGCTTTCTCTGTAGCTTTCCACATAGTGATCAAAGGAACCTATTCTAGGTCTATGAAGTCTTCTTGATCCAACCCAAATACCTCTGTGCCTTACATCTTTTCTTATAGGACCTTGTTTCCAAGTCTTTTTCCATTCTGGTCACCCTtgatcaatatatatatatatatattttttttaacaagttggACATAGTGCTCTAGCTGGGATTGGGTTgtatcagcagtccccaacctttctggcaccagggaccagtttcatggaagacaatttttccacagactgggttgaggggtggcagggggtgcagggagtggtgggggtggtaggtgggggaggcagggtagggaggtggagctcaggaggtgatatGCATCCCTGCTTCCCTATCAGGCCATGGACTGGCACCAGGCTGCagccccgggggttggggaccacagggctgTATAACAGGTCAGTCATACAATTCACACCTGCTCTGGGTAAGGCGTTGCGTTGGGCTCTGGGGCTATAAAGGCAGGTCAGCCATTGCCCTTGGCTTCCAGCTGGGCACAGTGTAATAAGCACTGTGTTAACTGCATGAACAAAATAGGGGTGATTTCCTCTGCCTAGCCGATTTGGGGAAGATTCCAAAGAAGGGCTGAAGTCTGAACTGGGTTTGGAAGAATAAGTAGGAGATCACCAGAAATACAGAGGCGAGGGAGTGGGAAGGGCGCTTCAGGCAGGGGAAAGAGAATGTGAAGGCATGGGAAGATGTATCGTAGGTGGGTTAGAGCTAAAATGTGGCCTCATCCTCCCTAATTCTGTAAGGCAGAGTGGGTGGaggtggagtggggaggaagacaggacacaggggaaaaaagacagCAGAGAAATGTTGGGTTCTCTCACCTGAAGGGCAGCCAGAACTCAACACTCTGCAGAGTCTGTGGGCTGGTCCCTAGTCTTGAAGGCAAATACGTTGTCATCCATCTCAGCCCAGACACTTCAATGGGTTTCTCGCGGGCTGGGCAGAAGCCCTGGAGAAAGATGGAGAAAGCCAGGGCTGTAAGGGCCCTGGGAATTCCCAAGCCAGCTCTTCCTACTCAGTGTTACTTTCCTGCCAAACTCCGGCACGCATACAAGCATCCCATTGCCCATTGGCTGCAGTGCACGTGGCTCAGTCCTGCAGCCGACACTCCCCAGTGTGGCTCCCAGCCCTCCTCTCCAGTCTGagcttctccccagccccagccaggttGGCCTTGTCGCTGTCTCGCTTGCAGCTTTCTCACAAGCCTTCCCcacacacccctgcccacccTATCCCAATacccagccccagctccactTCCTGCAAGACACCCAACCTGGTTTCTTGACTTCTCCACCGCACGTCAGtacctctctcctctgtctcttgcGACTCTCATTGGGAACTTAGCCCTCATTTGCTGGTATTAAAGTGACTTTTTCTGTTGAAAAATCTTCCCCACTAGATAATGAGCCTTCCAAGGGCAACTATTAGTTGTCTTTTCCCATCTGACCATAGGCCTGGCACAGGGCTTTGTCCTAACTCCCCTGGCAAAGTCGGGAAGGCTCCACAGAAGAGGTTGCATCTGAGCAGGGCCAGCTTGGAGAACAAGGCATTCACTGGACaggcaaaggtgggagggaaTTCTAGAAAGAGGGAATGGCATGTACAAGGAAATCACAAGGGGAACTTTAGGGAAGTTGCATAACCTCtttgagcttcattttttttttcctctaaaagtaGGATAATAATACCATCCTCATAGTCTGCTTAGGAGGACTTAGCAAATAGCAGGTGCTTAGTTAATGCCAGTTTCCTACCCACCTCAGCTCCTAACTACATTAGGGGATGGGGGATAAGCTGACTGAACTTATATTGGCTGTCCCTGAAATGCCTGGCACAGGACTGGGTTACCTGAATGCTGAACTGCTGTTGTTGACACAGACCCATTTTCCGAGGCCCAGGTATGGCAGGTGTCTGCTTTGAAATGGGCAGGAAGGATTTATTTGAGGTTACCAAATGAGGCAGGGATGCTTAAGTTTCCAGGACCAGAAACCCTGTCTCCCAGGAAGCTCGCTGCCCTAAACCCTAGGCAGAAAGGGTCACCGTTGTAGCAAACATTCAGGTATCCCAAGACGCAGAAGTACACAGGGATACACACCTGCACGCAGAAACTGACATATCCTGATACAGCCAGACACATGGACATGCCAGAGACACTCACACCCACTGGGACAGGAACATACACAGCTGGGCACACATGCGGACACTCACAGTCACTTGTGCACAGATGTAGACACACACAGATCCACACACTAGAGAAAACGTAGCCATATGTGCTACATACACATGCAACCCCCAACACAGACCCTCCTATGCAAACAAATGCC
It encodes:
- the LOC123620656 gene encoding olfactory receptor 1L6 — its product is MALANLTATPEFLLLGLVDGTDAHPLLFLLFLGVYLLNALGNLTMVVVVRSDGALRSPMYYFLGHLSLVDVCFTTVTVPRLLAGLLHPGQPVSFQACFVQMYFFVALGITESYLLAAMAYDRAVAVCLPLRYCALVTPRRCAVLLRASWALAHLHSLLHTLLISALSYPRSALMRHFFCDMTVLLSLATSDTSAAETAIFSEGLAVVLTPLLLVSLSYARIVVAVLGLRSAGGRRRAFSTCGAHLVVVSLFFGSVLSVYFRSSSAYSPRYDRLASVVYAVITPTLNPYIYSLRNDEVKGALKRRLRGRAAPQEV